In Simplicispira sp. 125, one DNA window encodes the following:
- a CDS encoding DUF1850 domain-containing protein codes for MLGICLALAATAGAAPPVFIAAQQVTLAWTHSIEKQRWEEDYAVQPGATAQTPPVLQALAARVRGSAAGMEPPGDAQLVDGWYQYQPLEHQPAALRLTRSEFTADFELCLQGRCQPMGHWLRSDGGITLLTACNGSPDGQPNR; via the coding sequence TTGCTGGGCATTTGTCTGGCCCTGGCGGCTACGGCGGGAGCCGCGCCGCCGGTATTTATCGCGGCGCAGCAGGTAACGCTGGCGTGGACACATTCCATCGAAAAGCAGCGCTGGGAGGAAGACTACGCCGTGCAACCCGGCGCCACTGCACAGACGCCGCCCGTGCTGCAGGCGCTGGCAGCCCGGGTGCGGGGCTCGGCCGCCGGCATGGAGCCCCCGGGGGACGCGCAGCTGGTTGATGGCTGGTACCAGTACCAGCCGCTAGAACACCAACCCGCCGCGCTGCGCCTGACACGCTCAGAATTCACCGCCGATTTCGAACTGTGTTTGCAAGGCCGCTGCCAGCCCATGGGCCACTGGTTACGCTCGGATGGCGGCATCACGTTGCTGACTGCCTGCAACGGGTCACCGGACGGACAGCCCAACCGGTAG